One stretch of Lachnospiraceae bacterium oral taxon 096 DNA includes these proteins:
- the rpmF gene encoding 50S ribosomal protein L32, with protein MSICPKNKTSRGRRDKRRANWKMSVASLAKCPKCGELMLPHRVCKNCGTYNKREIVTVE; from the coding sequence ATGTCAATTTGTCCAAAGAATAAGACTTCTCGTGGAAGAAGAGATAAAAGAAGAGCGAACTGGAAGATGTCTGTTGCTAGTCTTGCAAAGTGTCCAAAGTGTGGAGAGCTTATGCTTCCTCACAGAGTCTGCAAGAACTGTGGAACATACAACAAGCGTGAGATCGTTACAGTTGAATAG
- the plsX gene encoding phosphate acyltransferase PlsX yields MVTVALDAMGGDHAPDEIIQGGLDALQKNPNIRVKMVGVEETIAHYLEGKDYPKERVEIVPATEVIETGEPPVAAIRSKKDSSIVVGMQLVRNGEADAFVSAGSSGAILVGGQVIVGRIKGVERPPLAPVIPTATGVSLLIDCGANVDAKPSHLVQFARMGSIYMEKVVGIKNPRVAIVNIGAEEEKGNALVKETFPLLKELKDIHFIGSIEAREIPKGGADVIVCEAFTGNVILKLYEGLGDTLLKKIKGALLKNLQTKIGALLIKSSLKETLKSFDASQYGGAPLLGLKGLVVKTHGNSKALEVCNSVLQCVKFKEERINECIRDSLVETAEERK; encoded by the coding sequence ATGGTAACAGTAGCATTAGATGCAATGGGCGGAGATCATGCACCAGACGAAATCATTCAGGGTGGTCTTGATGCCTTACAGAAGAACCCGAACATACGAGTAAAGATGGTTGGCGTAGAGGAGACAATTGCACATTATCTGGAGGGAAAGGATTATCCAAAGGAGAGAGTAGAGATTGTGCCAGCCACAGAGGTGATTGAGACAGGAGAGCCCCCAGTGGCCGCAATTCGAAGTAAGAAGGACTCCTCTATTGTGGTCGGTATGCAGCTTGTTCGAAATGGGGAAGCGGATGCCTTTGTTTCTGCGGGAAGTTCAGGTGCAATCTTGGTCGGCGGACAAGTGATTGTGGGGAGAATTAAAGGAGTGGAAAGACCCCCATTGGCACCCGTAATCCCAACAGCCACAGGCGTTTCTCTCCTCATTGATTGCGGAGCAAATGTAGATGCCAAGCCAAGTCATCTTGTGCAATTTGCTCGAATGGGATCTATCTATATGGAAAAGGTTGTCGGAATTAAAAATCCTCGTGTGGCCATTGTCAACATTGGTGCAGAGGAGGAAAAGGGCAATGCATTGGTCAAGGAGACATTTCCACTGCTCAAAGAGCTAAAGGACATCCATTTTATTGGAAGTATTGAAGCGAGAGAAATTCCAAAGGGAGGTGCAGATGTCATTGTCTGTGAGGCCTTTACAGGAAATGTTATTTTAAAATTATATGAGGGACTTGGGGATACATTGCTCAAAAAAATTAAGGGAGCACTCCTAAAAAACTTACAGACAAAAATTGGTGCATTGCTCATCAAATCTTCTTTGAAGGAGACATTAAAGTCCTTTGATGCCAGTCAATATGGTGGAGCACCATTACTTGGATTAAAGGGATTGGTTGTCAAGACACATGGAAATTCCAAGGCATTGGAAGTGTGCAATTCGGTTTTACAATGTGTCAAGTTTAAGGAAGAAAGAATTAATGAATGCATAAGAGACAGCCTAGTAGAGACTGCAGAGGAAAGGAAATAA
- the acpP gene encoding acyl carrier protein, translating into MEFEKLKKIVAEVLNVDENEITMDSTFVDDLGADSLDIFQIIMGIEEEFDIEIPQEVAENITSVADAVEQIKNATN; encoded by the coding sequence GTGGAATTTGAGAAGTTAAAAAAAATTGTGGCCGAGGTTTTAAATGTCGATGAGAATGAGATTACAATGGACTCCACATTTGTCGACGACCTTGGTGCGGATTCCCTAGATATTTTCCAGATTATTATGGGGATTGAAGAGGAATTTGATATTGAAATTCCGCAAGAAGTTGCAGAAAACATTACTTCTGTGGCCGATGCGGTCGAGCAAATTAAGAATGCAACAAACTAA
- the rnc gene encoding ribonuclease III: protein MKKKLMELQGAIGYHFHDVTLLEHALSHSSYANEKRLGRAGSNERLEFLGDAVLELVSSEFFFKLYADKPEGDLTKIRASFVCEPALAYCAEQFHLGEYLLLGKGEEATGGRSRASIVSDAFEALIGGIYLDGGFASAKEVIDRFILSDIEGKQFFYDSKTILQEEVQKEGQSVEYVLISEHGPDHQKIFTVAVFVDEKEYARASGTSKKNAEQLAAYETLKILGKVNVSKKD from the coding sequence GTGAAGAAAAAGTTGATGGAGTTACAAGGAGCCATTGGCTATCACTTCCATGATGTGACACTCTTAGAACATGCACTATCCCATAGTTCCTATGCAAATGAAAAGCGATTGGGAAGAGCTGGATCAAATGAACGATTGGAATTTTTGGGCGATGCTGTGCTTGAACTTGTCAGCAGTGAGTTCTTTTTTAAACTCTATGCAGATAAACCAGAGGGAGATTTGACAAAAATTAGGGCAAGTTTTGTGTGTGAGCCAGCACTTGCCTATTGTGCAGAGCAATTTCACCTCGGAGAGTATCTCTTACTGGGAAAGGGAGAGGAAGCCACGGGAGGAAGAAGTCGTGCGAGCATTGTCTCTGATGCGTTTGAGGCCCTGATTGGTGGCATTTATTTAGATGGTGGTTTTGCTAGTGCAAAAGAGGTGATTGACCGATTTATCCTAAGCGATATTGAGGGCAAACAATTCTTTTATGATAGCAAGACGATCTTGCAAGAAGAGGTGCAAAAGGAGGGACAGAGCGTGGAGTATGTCCTTATTTCTGAGCATGGACCAGATCATCAAAAGATATTTACAGTGGCTGTCTTTGTTGATGAGAAGGAATATGCAAGGGCTAGTGGCACAAGCAAGAAGAATGCGGAGCAACTTGCAGCTTATGAGACATTGAAGATATTGGGGAAGGTAAATGTATCTAAAAAAGATTGA
- the smc gene encoding chromosome segregation protein SMC, with translation MYLKKIEVQGFKSFANKILFEFHNGITGIVGPNGSGKSNVSDAVRWVLGEQSAKQLRGGNMQDVIFAGTELKKPQGFAYVAITLDNADRALSIDFDEVKVSRRLYRSGESEYQINGSACRLKDVQEIFYDTGIGKDGYSIIGQGQVDKILNGRPEERRELFDEAAGITKYKRRKTLASKKLESERANLVRIKDILSVLEKQVGPLREQSAKAKEYLRLRDELKHYDVNYFLCEMDAISTRIQSLEEKKQIIEGDVNETKSRLVQLKASYERMEREISNIDILLTSNREKVALSNVREKELFGQIDVLREQVKSEEKNIEHIHTRVCTIDAEISQKQEGFTKFQSEKENIESEQRELEQRKKKVLLALEKIDGQIARIQEAVEAQKQSHLDYKEKRAKLIAEEQKMDSFLEQVRLRSSEVLQKLLKVKSKESAIGMKREQKMALLSSLEEKLDQLEGQKQTLLHSLHEREEKKVEEEREFSVLQEQVQHCRVKLETLQNIAEHYEGYGNAIRRVMEKKSEGVCGVVADLIESEQKYEQAIETALGGRIQNVVTRDEETAKELILYLKKNRYGRATFLPLTAIPKRGSGKDENVRQEEGVLGMASELVRTRSEYQPLIQSLLGNIWVVENIDRAIAMERKYRYELRIVTLDGEQFSPGGAMSGGAFKNSNNLLGRKREIEELENQFLVAKEKWNLQKERLKKSQEEILSIQKQLEQIRSQVQEKLIEKNTLDMDIRGFDQQIEEISHSTKDMEKENRLLLKRAKELENEKVLIQEDIERIDDHSQGIDQDVQELLHHFDEKKSEQEKTREEMAKIELSLSKLGQQMVFANVNAERVETEKRQLMEEKEGFDESEKGSRDKIATRQKEIENLQVERETLLAQVEKIREVLDKKSREKQEYQSKQKKFFDQHEEIAERERALDKDFVRLTSQLEKSKDDQTSLVKHIWDEYELTKEGAQKLRDEGLCDLFHIRKHMEKLHKDIRLLGNINVNAIDEYEAVFGQYEQMSIQHNDIVEAEKNLLKVIQDLDLGMRQQFAEKFGLIQKEFDVVFKELFGGGHGKLILDEESDILEAEIRIISQPPGKKLQNMMQLSGGEKALTAISLLFAIQNLKPSPFALLDEIEAALDDSNVDRFAKYLHKLTDHTQFIVITHRRGTMVAADRLYGITMQEKGVSTLVSVNLIEDSLT, from the coding sequence ATGTATCTAAAAAAGATTGAAGTGCAGGGATTTAAGTCTTTTGCCAATAAAATCCTGTTTGAATTTCACAACGGAATTACAGGTATTGTTGGACCGAATGGTTCAGGAAAAAGCAATGTTTCTGATGCTGTGCGTTGGGTACTTGGAGAGCAAAGTGCCAAGCAGCTTCGTGGTGGGAATATGCAAGATGTTATCTTTGCGGGGACAGAATTAAAAAAACCACAGGGATTTGCTTATGTTGCGATAACACTCGATAATGCGGACCGAGCACTGAGTATTGACTTTGACGAAGTAAAGGTTTCAAGGCGGCTCTATCGTTCGGGCGAGAGTGAGTATCAAATCAATGGTTCAGCTTGTAGGCTAAAGGATGTTCAAGAAATTTTTTATGACACAGGAATTGGAAAAGATGGCTACTCTATTATTGGTCAGGGGCAAGTAGACAAAATTTTAAATGGAAGACCGGAGGAAAGGCGAGAGCTCTTTGATGAGGCGGCAGGAATTACCAAGTACAAGCGAAGAAAGACCTTGGCGAGCAAGAAATTGGAGAGCGAGAGGGCAAACCTTGTGCGTATCAAAGATATTTTGTCTGTGTTAGAAAAACAGGTTGGCCCTTTGAGAGAGCAATCGGCAAAGGCAAAGGAATATCTTCGATTGAGGGATGAACTTAAGCACTATGATGTCAACTATTTTCTTTGTGAGATGGATGCAATTTCGACACGCATACAGAGCTTAGAAGAAAAAAAGCAAATAATAGAGGGCGATGTCAATGAGACAAAGTCAAGGCTTGTGCAATTAAAGGCTTCCTATGAGCGGATGGAGAGGGAAATTTCCAATATTGATATTTTGTTGACTTCGAATAGGGAGAAAGTTGCACTTTCCAATGTCAGAGAAAAAGAGTTATTTGGTCAAATCGATGTATTGAGAGAGCAAGTAAAGAGCGAAGAGAAAAACATCGAACATATCCACACAAGAGTTTGCACCATTGATGCAGAGATTTCCCAAAAGCAGGAAGGATTTACAAAGTTTCAATCCGAAAAGGAGAACATTGAAAGCGAGCAAAGAGAGCTTGAACAGAGGAAGAAGAAGGTATTGCTTGCCTTGGAAAAAATAGATGGACAAATTGCAAGGATACAAGAGGCTGTGGAGGCCCAAAAGCAGAGCCATCTCGATTACAAAGAAAAGCGTGCGAAATTAATTGCTGAAGAGCAAAAGATGGATTCTTTTTTGGAACAAGTTCGATTGCGAAGTAGTGAGGTATTACAAAAATTACTGAAGGTAAAGTCAAAAGAAAGTGCCATTGGAATGAAGAGAGAACAAAAAATGGCACTGCTTTCTTCTTTGGAGGAAAAGCTTGACCAATTGGAAGGGCAAAAGCAAACCCTTTTGCATTCTTTGCACGAAAGAGAAGAAAAAAAGGTTGAGGAAGAAAGAGAATTTTCAGTGCTTCAAGAACAGGTGCAACACTGCCGTGTAAAACTTGAAACTTTGCAAAATATTGCTGAACACTATGAGGGCTATGGCAATGCCATTCGCCGTGTCATGGAGAAAAAGTCTGAAGGCGTGTGTGGCGTTGTGGCAGATTTGATAGAGAGCGAACAGAAATATGAGCAAGCTATTGAAACCGCACTTGGCGGTCGCATTCAAAATGTAGTCACTAGGGATGAAGAAACAGCAAAGGAGCTGATTTTATATCTAAAGAAGAATCGCTATGGAAGGGCAACATTTTTGCCATTGACAGCCATTCCCAAAAGGGGGAGCGGAAAAGATGAGAATGTGCGACAAGAAGAGGGCGTTCTTGGAATGGCCAGTGAGCTCGTTCGCACGAGGTCGGAGTATCAGCCACTCATTCAATCTTTGCTGGGAAATATCTGGGTGGTAGAAAATATTGACAGAGCCATTGCGATGGAGAGAAAGTATCGCTATGAACTTCGCATTGTGACATTGGACGGAGAGCAGTTTAGCCCAGGTGGAGCAATGAGTGGCGGTGCATTTAAAAATTCTAACAATCTCTTGGGAAGAAAGAGAGAAATTGAAGAGTTAGAAAATCAATTTCTTGTGGCAAAGGAGAAATGGAATCTCCAAAAAGAAAGACTAAAAAAGAGTCAGGAAGAGATTTTGTCCATTCAAAAGCAATTGGAGCAGATAAGAAGCCAAGTTCAGGAAAAGCTCATTGAAAAAAATACCCTAGATATGGATATTCGGGGATTCGATCAGCAAATAGAGGAAATTAGTCATTCGACAAAGGATATGGAAAAAGAAAACAGACTTCTTTTAAAGCGGGCAAAGGAGCTTGAAAATGAAAAGGTGTTGATTCAAGAAGATATTGAAAGGATCGATGACCACAGCCAAGGAATTGATCAAGATGTTCAAGAACTCTTGCATCATTTCGATGAAAAGAAGAGTGAGCAGGAGAAGACGAGGGAGGAAATGGCGAAAATAGAACTTTCCCTTTCAAAGCTTGGGCAACAGATGGTCTTTGCCAATGTCAATGCAGAGCGAGTGGAGACAGAAAAGCGTCAATTGATGGAGGAAAAAGAAGGATTTGATGAGAGCGAAAAGGGCTCGAGAGATAAAATTGCAACAAGGCAAAAAGAGATAGAAAATCTTCAAGTGGAGAGAGAGACTCTGTTGGCCCAGGTGGAAAAGATAAGAGAGGTACTCGATAAAAAGTCAAGGGAAAAGCAAGAATATCAGAGCAAACAAAAGAAGTTCTTTGATCAGCACGAAGAGATTGCTGAGCGGGAGAGAGCACTGGATAAAGATTTTGTGCGACTGACGAGTCAACTAGAAAAGAGCAAAGATGATCAGACAAGTTTAGTGAAGCATATTTGGGATGAGTATGAATTGACCAAGGAGGGAGCACAGAAACTTAGGGATGAGGGGCTTTGTGATCTTTTTCATATACGAAAGCATATGGAAAAATTGCACAAGGACATTCGCCTACTTGGAAATATCAATGTCAATGCGATTGATGAATATGAAGCGGTATTTGGTCAATATGAGCAGATGAGCATTCAGCACAATGATATTGTGGAGGCAGAAAAAAATCTCTTAAAGGTAATTCAAGATTTAGATTTAGGGATGCGACAGCAATTTGCCGAAAAATTTGGATTGATACAAAAAGAGTTTGATGTTGTATTTAAAGAGCTATTTGGTGGTGGACATGGAAAGCTAATTTTAGATGAGGAAAGTGATATCTTGGAGGCGGAAATTCGCATTATTTCTCAGCCACCGGGGAAAAAATTGCAAAATATGATGCAACTTTCTGGTGGAGAAAAGGCTTTGACTGCAATTTCATTACTTTTTGCTATTCAGAATTTAAAGCCATCACCATTTGCCTTGCTCGATGAGATTGAGGCGGCACTGGATGATTCCAATGTCGACCGCTTTGCTAAATATTTACATAAATTGACAGATCACACGCAATTTATTGTGATTACACACCGAAGGGGAACGATGGTCGCGGCCGACCGCTTATATGGCATTACTATGCAGGAAAAAGGCGTTTCCACATTGGTCTCTGTAAATTTAATTGAAGATAGTTTAACCTAG
- the ftsY gene encoding signal recognition particle-docking protein FtsY, which yields MEEKKKGFFGRLVEGLAKTRNKVVNSIESVFLGYDVIDEDFYEELEETLIMGDIGIRASTDIIEELRARVKADKIKNPADCRQILIETIKERMDLGENAYAFENQKAVVLMIGVNGVGKTTSVGKLSAQLREMGKRVLIVAADTFRAAAIDQLAEWSKRSGVDMIAQNEGSDPAAVVYDACQAAKARNVDVLIVDTAGRLHNKKNLMEELRKINRIIDKEYEGAFRETLVVLDGTTGQNALEQARQFKDVADITGIVLTKLDGTAKGGIAVAIQAELGIPVKYIGVGEKLDDLQKFNSEEFVNALFESDDEVKEEIQEEIDE from the coding sequence ATGGAAGAGAAGAAGAAGGGATTTTTTGGCAGACTTGTCGAAGGCTTGGCTAAGACAAGAAATAAGGTAGTCAATAGTATTGAGAGCGTATTCTTGGGCTATGATGTCATTGATGAGGATTTTTATGAAGAACTTGAAGAAACCCTAATTATGGGCGACATTGGCATTCGTGCATCGACAGATATTATTGAGGAATTGAGAGCTCGTGTAAAGGCGGACAAAATTAAAAATCCTGCAGATTGCAGGCAAATTTTAATTGAGACAATTAAGGAAAGAATGGATCTTGGCGAAAATGCCTATGCCTTTGAAAATCAAAAGGCAGTTGTTTTGATGATTGGAGTCAATGGGGTGGGAAAAACTACCTCTGTGGGCAAGCTCTCGGCCCAGTTGAGAGAGATGGGCAAGCGAGTGCTGATTGTCGCTGCCGATACCTTCCGTGCAGCTGCCATTGATCAGCTTGCCGAGTGGAGCAAGAGAAGTGGTGTGGATATGATTGCACAAAATGAGGGTTCTGATCCAGCAGCAGTGGTCTATGATGCCTGTCAGGCAGCAAAGGCAAGAAATGTAGATGTCTTAATTGTCGATACAGCAGGAAGATTGCACAACAAAAAGAACCTCATGGAGGAGTTGAGAAAAATCAATCGCATTATTGACAAGGAATACGAGGGAGCATTTCGAGAGACTTTGGTTGTCTTAGATGGCACGACAGGACAAAATGCCTTGGAACAGGCAAGACAGTTTAAGGATGTTGCGGATATTACAGGAATTGTGCTCACAAAGCTCGATGGAACAGCAAAGGGAGGAATTGCCGTGGCTATTCAGGCTGAGCTTGGCATACCTGTGAAATACATTGGTGTGGGTGAAAAGTTAGATGACTTACAAAAGTTTAATTCAGAGGAATTTGTCAATGCCTTGTTTGAATCTGATGATGAGGTAAAAGAAGAAATACAAGAAGAAATTGACGAATAG
- a CDS encoding threonine ammonia-lyase, translating to MDKLTLEKFEEASEIVKEVTAETKLVFSEFFSEQSGNKVYLKPENMQRTGAYKVRGAYYKISQLPDEDKKKGIITASAGNHAQGVAYASKLAKIKATVCMPTTTPLMKINRTKGYGAEVVLEGDVFDEACAAAYRIADETGATFVHPFNDLEVATGQGTIAMEIIKELPTVDIILVPVGGGGLITGVSTLAKMLNPNITVIGVEPANAACMKASLEAGQVVTLPSANTIADGTAVKKPGETIFPYVQKNVDHIITIEDDELIVAFLDMVENHKMIVENSGLLTVAALKHLEVKDKKIVSILSGGNMDVITMASLIQHGLIQRDRVFTVSVLLPDKPGELAKVSALLAEEKGNVIRLEHNQFVSINRNAAVELKITLEAFGTEHKKMIVKRLKDEGYRPKVVKSTGIYTD from the coding sequence ATGGATAAGTTGACACTAGAAAAGTTTGAAGAGGCAAGTGAAATTGTAAAGGAGGTGACGGCAGAGACAAAACTTGTATTTAGTGAGTTTTTCTCTGAACAATCGGGAAATAAGGTCTACTTAAAGCCTGAAAATATGCAGCGAACAGGTGCCTATAAGGTGCGCGGTGCCTACTATAAGATTTCACAGCTTCCTGATGAGGACAAGAAAAAGGGCATTATCACAGCCAGTGCAGGAAACCATGCACAGGGTGTTGCCTATGCATCAAAGCTTGCAAAGATTAAGGCAACGGTTTGTATGCCAACCACTACGCCATTGATGAAAATCAATCGAACAAAGGGATATGGTGCAGAGGTTGTACTTGAGGGGGATGTCTTTGATGAAGCCTGTGCAGCAGCATATCGCATTGCTGATGAGACAGGAGCAACCTTTGTTCATCCATTTAATGACTTGGAAGTGGCAACAGGTCAGGGAACCATTGCAATGGAGATTATTAAGGAACTTCCAACCGTTGATATTATTCTTGTCCCTGTCGGTGGTGGCGGTCTGATTACAGGGGTGTCTACCTTGGCAAAGATGCTCAATCCCAATATTACGGTGATTGGCGTTGAACCTGCCAATGCAGCATGTATGAAGGCTTCCCTTGAAGCTGGTCAAGTTGTGACTTTGCCAAGTGCCAATACCATTGCCGATGGAACAGCGGTGAAAAAGCCAGGAGAGACTATTTTTCCATATGTTCAAAAAAATGTTGACCATATCATCACCATTGAAGATGATGAGTTAATTGTGGCCTTTCTTGATATGGTTGAAAATCACAAGATGATTGTTGAAAATTCAGGTCTTTTGACAGTTGCAGCATTAAAGCATCTAGAGGTCAAGGACAAAAAGATTGTTTCGATTCTCAGTGGTGGAAATATGGATGTCATCACGATGGCTTCTTTGATTCAACATGGATTGATTCAAAGAGACCGAGTATTTACAGTGTCGGTACTTCTTCCAGATAAGCCAGGTGAGCTTGCAAAGGTTTCTGCACTTTTGGCGGAGGAAAAGGGCAATGTCATTCGCCTAGAGCACAATCAATTTGTTAGCATCAATCGAAATGCAGCTGTTGAATTAAAGATTACCTTAGAGGCGTTTGGAACAGAACACAAGAAAATGATTGTTAAGAGGTTAAAAGATGAGGGATATCGTCCGAAAGTTGTTAAATCCACTGGCATTTATACAGACTGA
- a CDS encoding chloride channel protein encodes MRDIVRKLLNPLAFIQTDAQHPRIDENFKETSLYRNVHYFIKWSIISILIGTSVGSVGAIFARAIEFATTFWMGHSYALFLLPICGLIIVFLYHFAGADAPRGTNLVLSSISTGEEITSKMAPLIFVSSVLTHLGSGSAGREGAALQIGGSLGNLFARIFKLNQLDRNIVVMCGMSACFSALFGTPLSAGIFSMEIFSVGVMYYAALIPCLFSAYIAAAVAPFWGVAPERFVVESLPNWDIKTVLLLIVLSAATAIVSIAFCVMMHGAEHQYHKIKKTSVRILVAALLFIGVTLLIGTRDYCGGGFPLIERCMEGKVRPEAFFMKMLMTSIVIGGGFKGGEIVPTFTIGATFGCFFGTLIGLPPQISTACGMVACFVGVTNCPIASLIMGLELCGGSGLAFYAIAVAVSFTLSGYYGLYSAQKFAYSKTMPMYINAEAEKIRQNRKKKSVK; translated from the coding sequence ATGAGGGATATCGTCCGAAAGTTGTTAAATCCACTGGCATTTATACAGACTGATGCACAGCATCCAAGAATTGATGAGAATTTTAAGGAGACTTCGCTCTATCGAAATGTGCACTACTTTATAAAGTGGTCCATAATTTCAATTTTGATTGGAACTTCAGTGGGGTCAGTGGGTGCAATTTTTGCACGTGCCATTGAGTTTGCCACTACTTTTTGGATGGGGCACAGCTATGCACTGTTTTTACTGCCCATCTGTGGTTTAATTATTGTATTTTTATATCATTTTGCTGGGGCGGATGCACCGAGAGGAACAAATTTAGTTTTGAGCTCTATTTCTACAGGAGAAGAGATTACATCGAAGATGGCACCGCTCATTTTTGTCTCTTCTGTGCTCACCCATTTGGGCAGTGGGTCGGCGGGACGAGAAGGTGCGGCTCTTCAGATTGGTGGAAGCCTTGGAAATTTATTTGCACGTATTTTTAAGCTCAATCAACTTGACCGAAATATAGTCGTGATGTGTGGAATGAGTGCCTGCTTTTCGGCTCTCTTTGGCACACCACTTTCAGCAGGAATTTTTTCTATGGAAATTTTTAGTGTCGGGGTGATGTACTACGCTGCATTGATTCCCTGCCTGTTTTCTGCCTATATTGCTGCGGCCGTTGCTCCATTTTGGGGCGTAGCTCCAGAGCGTTTTGTTGTGGAGAGTCTTCCAAATTGGGATATTAAGACGGTTTTACTGTTGATTGTGCTTTCCGCAGCGACAGCCATTGTCTCCATTGCCTTTTGCGTAATGATGCACGGGGCAGAACATCAATACCACAAAATAAAGAAGACCAGTGTCCGCATTTTGGTTGCAGCACTCCTTTTTATTGGCGTGACTTTATTGATTGGAACAAGGGACTATTGTGGCGGCGGTTTTCCATTGATTGAAAGATGCATGGAGGGAAAGGTAAGACCAGAGGCATTTTTTATGAAAATGCTGATGACGAGCATTGTCATTGGTGGCGGATTTAAGGGAGGAGAGATTGTGCCGACCTTTACTATTGGGGCGACTTTTGGATGCTTTTTTGGCACACTCATTGGTCTTCCGCCACAGATTTCTACCGCCTGCGGAATGGTGGCCTGCTTTGTGGGGGTTACAAATTGTCCGATTGCCTCATTGATTATGGGATTGGAACTCTGCGGAGGTTCTGGACTGGCTTTTTATGCCATTGCGGTAGCAGTGAGCTTTACACTCTCTGGCTATTATGGCCTTTACAGTGCACAAAAGTTTGCCTACTCAAAGACCATGCCAATGTATATCAATGCTGAGGCAGAAAAGATTAGGCAGAATAGAAAGAAAAAAAGTGTCAAGTAA
- a CDS encoding DNA-binding protein, producing the protein MEDIVNQSLLYDFYGELLTEHQRRIYEEVVFNDYSISEVARDEGISRQGISDLIRRCDKLLQGYEEKLGLVNKFEQTKALVQQIHRISTEFHETKDDRLMNEVEKISREILAL; encoded by the coding sequence ATGGAAGATATTGTAAATCAGAGCTTATTATATGATTTCTATGGAGAGCTTTTAACTGAACATCAAAGGCGTATTTATGAGGAAGTGGTCTTTAATGATTATTCGATTAGCGAGGTTGCCAGAGATGAGGGCATATCCAGACAGGGCATATCCGATTTGATTCGCCGGTGCGATAAGTTACTGCAAGGATATGAGGAAAAATTGGGTCTAGTCAATAAATTTGAACAGACGAAAGCATTGGTACAGCAAATACACAGAATTTCTACAGAGTTTCATGAGACCAAAGATGATCGTTTGATGAATGAGGTCGAAAAGATTTCTAGGGAAATACTTGCATTATAG